TGCCCCTAAAGGGCCATTTTGGGCGTGTAAAAATTTTCTCCGGCTATTGCTTAGTGTGTAAAAATTATTTATTTTAGGGTTATGTGTATTGCGCTAGAACATCTGTTTGATTACGACGACTTCCGCAAGTTCCTCCAAGACTACTTCGAGGAACAGAAGAAAATGCGGGCCGTCTTTTCGCACCGATTCTTCGCGGCGAAGGCGGGTTTCAGCAGTTCGTCTTACTGCCTGAACGTCATCCGCGGGCGCTTCAACCTCACGCCAAAGTCTATCGAAAAAATCGCGAAGGCGATGGATTTCGAACCGTTGCAGAAGGCGTATTTCGAGGCCCTGGTGCAGTACAACCAGGCCCAGCAGGTTAACGAGCGCGAAAACGCCTGGGAACAGATTGTCCAGATCCGCAAACAAATCGAATTTACACATGTGACCACCCGCGAGCAGGCCTACTTTAGCAAGTGGTATTATCCGGTGGTTCGCGAAATGGCAGTGAATGCCGACTGGCACGACGACTACATGGTGCTGGCCCGCATGCTCACGCCGCAAATCACGACCGAAGAGGCCCGCGAAGCGGTCAAGAATCTGGTCGAATGGAATTTACTCAAAAAGGTGGGCGACCATTACGAAGCCACCTCGCAAATGCTCGATGCCGCTGAAATTCCGCCGATTGCCCTGCGACAAATCCGTCGCGAATATATTCAGCATGCCATTGGCGCCGTGGAATCGATGCCTAAAAGTGAACGTTTTGCTGCGTTCACCACCTTGGCCATGAGCGAAAGTTCTTATAATTACGCTGTAGAAGTCCTTGAAGAGGCCCGTAAGAAAATTATCGCGCGGGCGGCGAATGATCTTGATGTAGAACGTGTTTACGAGATGATGCTTGTGGCGTTCCCCATGAGTAAGAAGATTGAAAAGGAGGCAAAATAATGGATACTTTGTTCAAATATGCCTCTGGTGTGGCTTTAGCCCTTTTTGCTGTTGGTCTGAGTTCCTGCTCCAAGACCGAAAATGTGGCCGGTGGCGTGACCGATATCGGTAACTCCGTTGCAAGCGGTATTGTGGTAACTGAGGCGAACCAGCCTGTGGCCCGCGCCCGCGTGGTGGCTTATTACGACAACTGGGATAAGACCGCCATCGAAGATTCCGTGGTGGTGGAAGCCGACGACAACGGCATTTTCAGTTTGAAGTTTGACAGCACGCGCTCTGTGGTGATTTATGCCGAAAACGGTTCCGAATCAGGCCTTTCCCGAATTCAGCATGGTGGCGCCGCCCTTGTGATGGTGGGCCATCCGCGCAGACTTGAAAG
The nucleotide sequence above comes from uncultured Fibrobacter sp.. Encoded proteins:
- a CDS encoding TIGR02147 family protein; the encoded protein is MCIALEHLFDYDDFRKFLQDYFEEQKKMRAVFSHRFFAAKAGFSSSSYCLNVIRGRFNLTPKSIEKIAKAMDFEPLQKAYFEALVQYNQAQQVNERENAWEQIVQIRKQIEFTHVTTREQAYFSKWYYPVVREMAVNADWHDDYMVLARMLTPQITTEEAREAVKNLVEWNLLKKVGDHYEATSQMLDAAEIPPIALRQIRREYIQHAIGAVESMPKSERFAAFTTLAMSESSYNYAVEVLEEARKKIIARAANDLDVERVYEMMLVAFPMSKKIEKEAK